catttctatttatattcaattttacacttataatcttttaacactcaatttacacattaaatccataaataaaattcaataacttgtattcaattaaattcacatattatttcactatttcaaatcattttattttcacttgtcattttacatcatttcatattaccaaaaactatttcataaaatttatcattatttgtttCTTGAACCATAATTCTCACATTCCATTTTCACATCTCAATTCAATGTcttatttcaaatcaatttacttCAATTCAAATTGCTTTTAATTTCCAATCCATATACCTTCAAATATTCacataattcataattcaatatcatttcttacttcaattcttttattttccccctattaacatgactcggactttggcggatacacggatccaaccaaacacaccagtacggcatctagtgcctcatcggatagttcgaagcaatagttgacacccagtgtctcatcggcaaagccgaagtaagttggtacccagtacctcatcgaatctatccgaagtaACAGtatgacacctagtgtctcatcgactcaaggtcgaagtatccctgaacacttccaatcctatggcatgccaactatatccgactcagcccgactagttaatagggtattcaaatcatttttctatttcaaactcacttttgattcaattcacaattcaattcaaattcactttcCACTTTCAAATCAATACACAATTCAACACCAATACACATTTCAGATATTCACACATAATCATACAtcgattcaattcaaaccacttttcaatcaatacagaattcacatattcacataaTTTCAAATCTCATATCTCGATTTCCAAgtcacatatcaattcacaattcacatattcacacataatcataatttaattcactttcattcaattcatattttagttcattttccaaccaaattcaaatcactaattatttttcattcaatatacatttcaatatcacattaattcttttaattcaaatcatatcactagtaatttccattcaattcacatacaattcaagATCGATAttcacattatttttatttactaaacatattattcaaaattcaacgattactattaataaattcaatatcaatatgtatttaaaatttaattcaatcgtgatacttacctcaatttgcttatcatgtatattaatttaaattttaacgattaataattaaattcaaattatggtaatactaacTGAAATTTCTCTCAAGTCAATCCTTGTccaccttctcctttcctttctcggacaatgactcttgcacgacattagctacgtaattaaacaattaaaaatcattaatacacaatttcattaaaatatttccatttatacctaaactttacctaaattctaatttaatcccttatcaatgctaattttatttttcctaatctaactccatattctctcttaattctcaCTATAAACTCAATTTAGCtcttcaatttcaccataaatccctaatttcgggattctttcaatttagtccctactattcaaatcttacactttattttacaattaaatcctttactaacttctaacttgaaattcaatcaatttaacccctaacacttcaatttattcaacatgaacatCATCTAATAAtctactaactttcaaaatatcaacataAATCAAGTAGCATTTATCTCTAGGATtcctaaaacatcaaaactaagagaaaatggattaaattgacttaccaaatgaGCTTAGAACCTCAAAAcctcaattttctcttttctttctttccttctttccttctctgtttcgtccatgctattctgtttctattctcttttctatcttttatttcattagtttaatataataacaataaaataataatataatattatttacttaaacaataagtaaatacataataatcacaaatatatgtttttatttatacacTTGGATTTATTTCTACCACACACTtgtcaaaattttggtttattttacctaataataatataatataatataatttacaatataataaaataataatatacttcaaaaaaaatctcagattttatcatgcatatgccgcctcatttatgggacttggcatatttacctatttagtccttttaacttttttaatctataattaaacttttatccctgttgcaatttagtcctttttaatcaattaaccatcggaacattaaaatttcttaacgaaactttaatactatcctaatgacactccgtaaatatttataaaaatatttacgactcattttataatatcgaggtctcgatacctcgttttcgacCCAATTtgcctaataatttcttttaaataacaaaattcactaatttaaaaatatttctaaaatcacactgaacttataattattaattaataaatttttctaacgttttcatcggatttagtgatctcaaatcactattTTGACACTCTTgaaaattgggctattacaaaCCAACTATATACCAGACTAATTAACTGAATGATAATAGACTAACAATCTCTATATTAACAATCTCTATACTCTAACACACTCTCACCttggcatttcatttcaataattttctaTTAGATTATGTACATTTCATATTGGAAAATGATACTATAAGTTTAATACGGATATCTTATATTATGTACGAAAAATTATCTGACGATAATTAAAGAAATTGTTTCATAATGATTCCTTGATCATCATACTATTATTCTCAATCCAAGcattaaagaatatttttttttccttattgaAAGAAAGCAAAGAATTGATGATATAGTAGCCAAACCTTTGGATATATTAAAAAGCCAGTGAGCGTTGCGTTCATTCCCTGGACCAAGTATACACAGTACTTTGCCAGTTATTATCATTTACAAGAATTTGTCCATTCCTTCCCAAGCATGTATCCGAAAGCAGccaaaaaacacataaaaagtaataaaaaggaaaaaggcgTGCATCTTGGGTTTTAGCAGCTATATAGTCTATATACCTTCAATCAAATGCATCCTTTAAATCcgtattggttttatttttgcGTAAAAAATTCCCAATTTTCCCatgatatttgatattatttgttTGTTGGTGCGTACTCTTAACTCCAGTACAGTGGCACGCCCGGCGCCCCCTCTCTCCTGTGAAACCCACATATAGGGGTCCCTTTCTGTCCCCTTTTTTATGTTGTGATATATTTCAATGCTTTACTGTTTTGTTTGTCCATTTCTGCCTCCCAGTTTTCGAGCCCTCTACTTTGTacccaactttttttttttcttttgtaatctGTTTTCCCTTTTATCCTGTCGTCCAGGGAACCAGGACTCACATGAGCCAACTATCCTGATCCAGCCTACAACCACCATACTAAAGTTAGTTTTTGTTGTGAATAAACAATTGTTCAACCAAAACAAGGGGCTAAAAATCCTTAAAACATGTCATGTTTTGGTGTTGTGTCATTCTTGGTATTGAAGAATTCCTCAAGACATCTGTATTATAGATATATAGCTAGTCTTggaattatataaatatgtagaGATCTAGGATGAAAACTCCTTTTCTTAAAAGTTAGTGGTGAGATTATAGGGCAGTACAATACCCAATATGTTGTTTGGTTTGGAAATGGAGAATCTCAAGTCTGTAGAAATTATGAGAAAGCTGAAGTACTCTATAGCCTGGCATTGTAGCAGTCAGCAGTGTCTATAGTATTCCTGAAAACACaggatatatatatgagatacAAATTCAGgacaacaaaagaaagaaaaacctaCCAAGTCGTCCTTGATCTCTGTGTAATGCCAGTTGTGGCCCAAAAATATCCAATTCTGTTTATCATTATGTCAGTGTATTCAGGGCCTTACTGTCGGCCCATAATACCAATAACTCATCTAGACAGTATATCTGGACTTGGATGACCTTATGGGGCTTGCTTGAATGGGTACAAGTAGGGATTTCACATTTTCGCTGCTTAACCCTTGTTCTATTTAATGGCAAAATACATAGCTAGGttttgctttttgcttttttcttttttgtaggAGCTagattttgttttgatattCTAATCTTCATATTTATGATAGTTAGAAACAAAAatctttgaaaaattatttgatataaataaatataatacttGTTACACCCTCAATTCATTTGTGGACTCTAAAAACTAAGCTAAtgatatatcaaataattacccaaaatatttaatcataatcaaaacatttaaactttGAATTTGTTTAAAAGAACTTTGAAGTTTCGAAATTTTTCTACTTTACCCttcgaaattttttatttagattaatctttgattttgatcttttttcaaatttaaataaaattaaaaaaactaaagtttaaaaactaaatatttctttattccTTAAATTGCAGGGGTTCTGGTGTTTGAGTTACATAAATGACAAAtcttcaataaattatttaattttgctgAGAAAAAAATCAGAAGGCTAACTTCTTTGTTAAGGATGGAGGCCAAAAAGTAAGGATATTTTGactctaataaaaaaattattttagtattttattttatttttgtttttgtttttttaatttttaattttgtttttatcaaatcaatccaaaataaagaaaagttaatgtttttaattttactgaTGTTGCATACATGTAGATTGTTATGTGAATGTCACGTTagtatttaactaatttttaaaatttaaaaaaatatagaaactttttaaaaattaaaatattaaaagttataaaaacattttaaaattctcaaaattaattacataacaATTTATGTATATGTCACGtcagaaaagttaaaaaatcttaaaatttttattcatgtaatttaacaaaaaaaaatataaatttaataattaaaataggtgaaaaattaaattaataactaaaatattttttttttataaaattgaaagggcgaaaaaatcattaaaaagaattaagcCCTCTGAAAATGCAGCCTCGAGTTTCAGCGTAAATCAGCTTTTGGGTGCATTAGGTCGGTTGACTTCAGCCTCACAAAAGGGACACCACCAGTTGAATATAGAGAACATTCTTTGGATCTTCCACCGCAAAGCATCCATTACAGCTtgttctctctctttttcttttttctactttttatgaaaatgagatttAGGCTCTGATTACTGATTTTCTTTTATCGGAACAAAAATTCTCCATGTCtgattctttatattatttGCAATTAGATTGAGGTTTGATACagtatatatttgattaaagtgaacttttaaaaaaaaatatattttttatataaattttattatttatgttcaaaatccgagattattattttttaacaatgtctaattatatattaaatataaatgtgaaatatattCGAATCATTATGAAGTACAGAAGCAGATATAGGGGCGTATTGGTTACAAGTGAGACTCAATTAGATTTCTATGTTTTGCCATACATATATTGActgaaattttggaaatatgTGGAAATTTCAAGACAAGTATAATCAAGTGGCTGTGGTTCATCCAGCAAAAGAGCAAGGATAACAAGAAGGCATTGTTCCACTGAATATGCTTCTTTCCAGGAGGGTATAAATAAGGGAGAAGTAACGGAGTACATAGTAAGTAATTAGTGCAGCAAAACACAAGGTGCAGCAAGTGCAATAGCAAATATTACAGGGCAACATCTCCATTGGCAGGCGGCCACTTACACAGGCATTCCTAGTCCAACTACAAACTCAAATGCATTAGTACAGTGTGCTCTCTGCCAAAGGAGATTTGCCCGGTAATTCTTTTGCACTACAAGTTCAATGCATTACCAACTGAACAACACTGCCCACTGTTCCACTGAGATTGAAATTTGAAACACATTGTTTTCGTTTTCTTTGTCCTTTCAGCTTTCTTACCCGTCTTTTATTTGCTGTCTAATATGTGTTTTCATCCTTTTGTTAATAGAAAcacttataattattttcctGGCTTTTGCCTTCAGCTTCTGAAAGGGAAATGTAAGTCAATGTATATTCGGTACGTACCATGTCTTGGAAAATTAGTACACCAAATTATCCGTTGATTTGCTTCCTTGATCTCCAGGTTTAATTCATAGGAGAAGTGAagaaatgtatatgcaagtacTGACATGGAACATCTAGCGACGACACAAACTagattttcttttggttttggtGTTCAAGTTCTAAAGGTCTGAAAATGGAGACATTTGAACTTAAAACTTATTAATGAGGGCTACTGAAGCTTGAAGATCATGAGCTGTTAGTGTCATTCACTTGATCATGCTGCCTAGTAGTACTTCATGGAAGGAGACGCAGGGTTAAAACTCCACTTTCAAGATTAACAATTGCATTCTCATGGTGATAAATGGTATTTTCTTTAGGTTGGTACAGTGTAGGGCAGTAAATTATACTTGAAATTTATCTGATTCAAACTTCAGTTTATTCCCAGGTTTTCACTGATCTATATACACAACCTCATGATGAATTCGGCACACTTTGATCCCagtaaacaaacaagaaaagcaaaaaaggaaaaagtgaaagGGTATTACATTGCTATAGAGAGCCATACATATATGTAGGGACTATTTATCTGGTTTTGATCCTGACATGCCCATTGTTTTGCAATACAATCAATTAATGTAGGGAACTGGTTTCCAACATCACTTAAAATTCTCAAGTGTTTTGTTAGGAGCTGTTTAAATTCTCATAAAtttaatgagaaaatatatatgttcCATATATctacttgcatatacatttctTCAATTCTTCTGTGAATTAAAACCTGGAGCAGGgaaccaaatataaattttctccATTAGTAGGCATGAAACCTAAGTTCATCTTCTAACTTCAATAGCACTGATTGGTAAGTTTGTAAGTTCAAATTTCtctgtttttaaataaaaaacttaaaactcgAACACCAAATTAGGTGCAAAGGAAAATCTGGTTTATGTTTGAGATAAGAGAATAATAATACACATAGAGATGCCCTAGCCTTTGTAAACTTTTAATGACCTTTTGTTGGCGTGTAGAGCCGGTTTATGCTGCTGCTTCATCTGAAAGTAAAAGGAAGATGGCCACAATGAGCCGACAGCTCAAAAAAACCAACAGCATCTTCCATATGGAAAAAAAGTTGGAACCTATAGATGCTTGAATGCGAGCCTGTTCAACCTTGATTGACGTGATGAATTATACAGCctgtataatatatatgtatacacacTCAAAGCAATCGCCTCCAtgtatataatttgaaatatgttCATACCTTCAAATAGCCTGTACGATATTCAGAAGGATTGAATTAAGAATACtgggtttgaataaaaaatgacaaataaaaatttaggatCCTTTTAGGTATACATTTAGGATTGCTGGTGCAATAATCATTTTAAGTGTAACATATATTCATTACACATAATTATGTCTAATGtgttaataatttcattattttcaatttacccTATAAATTcagatagtagaaaatgaaactaattGTAGCGCTTACGGCAGTTGCAAATGGCAATATTACTCATCATCACGAAAACAGATTAcaattattgtataaatatttatgttttgaattgtagtgtatgtatatatggagttttgattttgatttaattgtatatatttatttatttttatattggattaaaataattatttgtgtatcaACGTAAAATTGTGACAATTTGATTATGTCTCTAATGATTTCTGAAAATTGAATCGAAtgaaagtatatataaaattgcacaaaatcaaaatttatgtataacaTTGCACATTGGATAAAAATTCATGCATggttttggtatttatttaaaaatgaaatccGATTCGTTAAATGAAAGGAATAGTTGTTCAAGATGCTTGATGGTATGAAagtgaattttttcttttcaaaaattttgtttaattttgaaaatttgagtttagaatAAATGcgtttattaaatatatattttaaaggtgttcattaaatattagattaactaaaacagttttggaataattattgattgttttggcataattattgtattcatttcttaattttttatattccaCACACATGCATGGTGTTTAAATGagcttttgattttgattttagccTTTCTTTATGATCCTTTTGAATTGTTAACTCTTGGTTTAAGTTGTAATACAGATTTTACAAAAGACTTGAAATTTTGGAGACATTTACTactttagattttaatttaatatgatgtAGCTCGAACTTTTGTGATCTTTTTGCGCCCAATtgaattcttgaattaataaaattgtcTTTAACTAACATTGACCATTACAATGCTAACGTGACCGTTAATGAGCTGATGTGGTGCTCCATATCAACAACAGTTGTTGACGTAggtaacaaataaaaattaaaaggaatgtttattttttttacggGAATGtactattcattttaattttttatttttaaaaaaatatatttttttaattttttgttgacATGGCACTGCCACATTAGTAAATTATTGCTGATGTAGAGCGCTGTATCAGTATTGTATCGATAAGCATTAATCAAAAAGTCTATTCGACTAGTTTTGTTACTTCAAGGACttaattggattaaaaaaacacaaaaacttaattgattttttgaaaacatcGGAGGCAAGCCGATATACATTGTTTTGTTTAAGGAATTTCAAATCCTTGAATTTGGAGTGTGATAATTTCAATTaagggtgagcattcgatcgaatcgaatcgaatcgaataaaaaattttcgagttaatcaagttttcgaatctcattttatcatcctaactttatttgaagttttctcgaatcgagtcaagtgagatggaattcgaatcgaatcgaatatatttgttcgagttaaattttaaaaaataattttgggtcattgtacccatcataataaaatttgtccaccttaatcaaaatttttattaactttcatcacctcataatttatttattaatttttatatattggttaacTTCTTTGCTtacttagttgtttcaattatcttgattcttgtcactatgtattttggaattaaaaatatattaaatgtaaaaatatgattttttaataaaagttattttgaaaataaaatgtgaaattgataccaatataaaattttaacacgaatattttatggcataattaataattcaattttaatataaatattcaatatgactaaacaattcaataatataaataatataaaatgtgaaatttaatttaataatataaatagtagatataaataaaattattactatttatgtttagtgattttttttttggataattttgattttttatttgagagtaaagggtgagaagtaaaagtttagggggaaaataaaaagttttgggaaataaaagtttgagggaaagtaaatagggggagtaaaattttggagggaaaatatttaaaaaaaattggatggggggagggtttggggtagatgagaggtgggatgggaaaggaaaaaaagttttaggggaaaagtgggagggagtaaaaattttgagggaaaataaaggttttgagagtttttgggagtaaaattttgagaaaaagtaaatgagagagtaaaattttggtgggaaatagattttgagtagattggggggttgggaggggaggagagtaaaagttttgagggggaaagtgggaaggagtaaaagttttgagggaatattatagtttgatattcgaattattcgaattcgaaaacttaagtcgattcgaactcgaaatttaaaaaaaaattcgagttgattcgaataactcgaataactcaattcgtttaactcgaaattcgaatttttttcgagtcgaatcgagttttgctcacccctaatttcaatggtttttttcttaaatctttattggagaatatattttaaaagaaagagagaggaGAAAAGGCATGggatatatatgaattttatttaaggaATAATATACTTTTTATCCATGGCTTCATATTTACACATTTCGAGGTAACTTTCACCTTTTACGATTCCACTCATATCGAATTGTATATACGCATACAAATaagtaaacattttaattgtggAAGCAAAGCAAAATTTATCATGCAAGAGTTGGGGCGATAAGGAATAATCTAATCTAACGGAAAAGTTAGTTCGAACTTGGGATATGCTTGCagcattaattaataaataagaagCCTCATGCAGGGAGTTCATTTGTCTTCAAGTTTCAGCTGCGGTTGCATTACAGGGCAAAATCTCCTCTGGCAGCCAGCCATTGCCACTTCACCTATGAATTCTAGCTAGTGTGCTCTCTGCCAATGGAGATTTGCCCCGCAATTCCACTGCAACATTCACTGTTTTAACCTAAAGCTATACTTCCTTTCGGACCCAGCAGGATATTTTGTGTTTCCAGTTTCATGAGGTAGGAGTCAACTAAAGTTGTCATAAAATATTAGGAATTATTATTGCTGCATTTAGTATTACAACCCAGCTTTTCTTAAACAACTTTTtggtgttttaaaaatataaaagagcataattttataaatctttagTTTATAATAATCTTGGTTTCATTTGGGCTTATCATCATGGTAACTATCttggaattaaaagaaaaacaatagtTTCATTGTaaggttttttcttttgtaatttatttattatcttttaagtTCATTCCATCGATATTATatctttaattcaaatttaaatccttttaataaattttatctacTAACTAAACTAGGTACTACGATTTGTTGACACTAATAAACCCCTCGTCACAATCCCAATTAGTTACTTGGTTTATACTTTTTGTTATCTACTATAGATTTTAATGGTTGCAATTTATCTAGAGCTATCCATGTTTTCTAAATACTTTGGTGTATGTATTATATGAGATTTGTCAATGTAATTGTGTCGCTCAATCTATTAAGAATCATTCTCGAAGGGTTTTATTGTGATAGATTATAGCGATGATGATAGATCCGAGATATGAGGAGAGAGATAAGTCATCTGAAACTTGGCCTTTTGTGCATCACTAATGCAATGGGTCTTTTGAGACTTTTAACAGTTATTTTTTGGTTGATTAAGGTTCACCATCAAGTTGATTTGATGATAGCGAGGCAAATTTCAACGATTTGATTAAGTTGCTGCCTCtcttatttgtttttcaattattcCAGTGTTGTAGATATTGTCAATttatctttctctttttctagaTTATTTTGCAAACATAGCATTTGAGCATTAATTTATAGTAATTTATTTGTCATTTATATTATGTACCatatctttatattattattattattgttattcaTAGTTTCtattaataatagtattatatatattttaattgacaattaaaaattaaaaaaatcataacaagacattaatttattgattttatcaTAACATTAaaccaacaataattaataattaaataaattcatcttCCAATTTTATAGCACTTCAAGAACTCTTATTgcacttaattaataattcttaatttaattaagtaatattCAAATGAAATTGTCATCAAAGAAACATTAAAGAATAGTTTAAGTGATGATAAGATGATTTTATGATATTTACAGCGCGTTTCGTTGGCATGAATGACTATTCCATTCATACACTATTCCACTGTTTGGTTTAACTGAATGAGTGAAATGGTCGGGTAGATTATTGCCTCATTTCGACCTCTCACGGAATACTCATTCCGTGTTACAACCAAAGAATAGTCATTCCAACCTTTCACCGAATAGCCACcaatttttttccccaaaaatacCTCAAACCAAAAACATCATATTAACcacaatttcaatttatgaattATAGTTAtggaagaaaaatcaagaagaaacaaaaattgaaacccaaatgTTACGATTAAATGCTTtctcaacttcaatttcatctaACAATGTTGTTTTCACAGCATCAAAACAAGGTCTTCTCTACTCTGACATGTTCCAAACCCAGTaatgaaatttagaaaacaaaacaaaacaacccaaatcaaaaaaaaaaattgtgatggACAATAAGAGATTAACAGAGGGGAGATTTGCATGTATAGATCTATAGGTTTTGGTAGGTGGAGATAAAGCTTTGGAGAGGAAGATACTTGAGAAAAAGAGAGgatcaaaggaaaaaaagaagaagagagaactAGATAGAACTctagagaaaagaaagagataaagTCTGTAGAAAGCTGTAATGGTTTTAAGTTCAGTTG
This sequence is a window from Gossypium raimondii isolate GPD5lz chromosome 5, ASM2569854v1, whole genome shotgun sequence. Protein-coding genes within it:
- the LOC105767537 gene encoding uncharacterized protein LOC105767537, with amino-acid sequence MWKFQDKYNQVAVVHPAKDKTQGAASAIANITGQHLHWQAATYTGIPSPTTNSNALVQCALCQRRFARNTYNYFPGFCLQLLKGKCLIHRRSEEMYMQVLTWNI